One window of the Triticum dicoccoides isolate Atlit2015 ecotype Zavitan chromosome 3B, WEW_v2.0, whole genome shotgun sequence genome contains the following:
- the LOC119276941 gene encoding RGG repeats nuclear RNA binding protein A-like gives MQERKKSQEASKPEERRAAAVDFEGLQLLEKKKIEDDAKLKAENVRKAKEAAAKEAKPRKAISIQEYLKPEDGSEYVPPTPPRRPQNGGYRGGRGNGAYNGCSSRDSGSECRVYNAGRGHNSIVFHNAEAKANANDSGAPRRVEGYNGEHRQGGYHLPARWVQ, from the exons ATGCAAGAAAGGAAGAAGTCCCAGGAGGCCTCTAAACCTGAGGAGAGGAGAGCTGCTGCTGTAGATTTTGAGGGTCTCCAGCTCTTAgagaagaagaagattgaggatgatGCTAAATTGAAGGCGGAAAATGTTCGCAAGGCAAAGGAGGCTGCTGCAAAGGAAGCCAAGCCTCGCAAG GCTATCAGCATCCAGGAGTACCTGAAGCCAGAGGATGGTTCAGAGTACGTGCCTCCTACCCCACCGAGGCGCCCTCAAAATGGCGGCTACAGGGGAGGCCGTGGCAACGGTGCTTACAATGGCTGCAGCAGCCGTGACAGCGGCTCTGAGTGCCGGGTCTACAACGCTGGCCGCGGCCATAACTCCATCGTGTTCCACAACGCCGAGGCCAAGGCCAACGCCAACGACAGTGGCGCCCCAAGGAGGGTTGAGGGTTACAATGGCGAGCACCGGCAAGGCGGCTACCACTTACCAGCAAGGTGGGTACAATAG